A portion of the Paucilactobacillus hokkaidonensis JCM 18461 genome contains these proteins:
- a CDS encoding phage tail protein, translated as MQKYVLDRNGNVVATFASDYNDKHTKTLQAGASTYEFTISKQDEAALFLETGNYVNFVDDVGKPWSFSILSYTETHNEKTVYCEDVGIELINKNVNAYKADAAYSFAFYFEMITKNTPWTIGINEIGDLSRKLEWTSNDTGLSRLLSLLTEFDNAECKFNVKFAQNKPTVFKVDIYKQIGNPSTNVQIVYSNELNDITKTESRAEFVTAIQGEGGTPTKNADGTDIVTRTNPDGTPIETPKITFADIQYKDDNYVSAKGDNFLRAVTANKLFNPNSQDTYIEGYYSYDTESPQELLNRTLTQLKKYSTPQYTYEADVKVIDKSLDLGDTVKIIDHDYKPGLYLEARVASLEKSYTDPSKNTITFTNYRLVNSSLAQKLADLQNIINSMPTASGISSIVTNVINNSNVIEQKILALQSADGRSTVYYDAKPSNAKEGDTAFVKNPDSGNMEIWNYVGDKWTLTSGDATFDDVKTQIDKAQADAQTAIDTANNAVSTANDNAAKFGTDIATLKADVTKSVADVGTKADTAIGSANEALTQIGTANSDLTKIKSDMDTVKGTLETVATSEQLDGVNKTATSAKALAETNANSIKNTVTKTELTTAKSEWSSAQSTITAGQISTEITKVNQTITDTTKNLVSQTVLNNAIVNSETGTKQVISKSIANISVGGRNLLTGTSSELKTKQLTNAWNVDVQATNGSFKIKVVKGQTYTYRAWLDNTAGSDNAFVNIRFLPTTEGAKDYPIVGSTSIIHKGETGYSTLVFTPQEDGYLKLTPSAYAAPVTALAGWKEEKLEKGNKSTDWSPAPEDQASVTAVNAIEQTVDGMKQTVANAATKTEVTKLAGQVTSVVSTANGNSSQITQLSKDINLRVTADQVDASILADKTIKDTRDDNQPPSWYYANYPKQTIEELKQTSMIGLTDGVYAQLTSEVAWTDKSVPIKQTARTNTQTYQRFSTSETAWSSWSTIANTSNMISQINISPESILIAGNKVHITGTTTIDAGIIKNAMIADATINGAKIQNASILSAKIANLDGGKITANSITADKLAVSAIEVGLGNYLRGALSIEPNAITISMPGGKSILDAKGLIMINNSSGKYSGISYQTLSRNASNSEQFGAMAFSGWLNFGDANIYGKGMTWAEDAHLHFEQRKVNGSDGLMLCNDLGTGIWIGNNQQVWVGKNFNDYHVIAS; from the coding sequence TTGCAGAAATATGTATTAGATCGTAACGGTAATGTAGTTGCAACTTTTGCCAGTGATTATAATGACAAGCACACCAAGACACTGCAGGCCGGTGCGAGTACGTATGAATTTACAATCAGCAAGCAAGATGAAGCCGCACTATTTTTAGAGACCGGGAACTACGTCAACTTTGTTGATGACGTTGGGAAGCCTTGGTCCTTTTCTATCTTGTCGTATACTGAAACTCATAACGAGAAAACAGTCTACTGTGAAGATGTAGGTATTGAATTGATTAATAAGAACGTGAATGCGTATAAGGCTGATGCTGCTTACTCATTTGCGTTTTATTTTGAAATGATTACAAAAAACACACCGTGGACGATTGGAATTAATGAGATTGGTGATTTATCACGTAAGTTGGAATGGACGAGTAATGACACTGGATTATCACGCTTGCTTAGCTTACTAACGGAATTTGATAATGCTGAATGTAAGTTCAATGTTAAATTTGCACAAAATAAACCAACTGTATTTAAAGTTGATATTTACAAGCAGATTGGCAACCCAAGCACCAATGTACAGATTGTATATAGTAACGAGCTGAATGACATTACTAAAACAGAAAGCCGTGCTGAATTTGTTACGGCAATTCAAGGCGAGGGCGGCACACCTACTAAAAATGCTGATGGTACTGACATCGTTACTAGAACTAATCCAGATGGTACACCGATTGAAACACCTAAGATTACCTTTGCCGATATTCAATATAAAGACGATAACTATGTGTCTGCTAAGGGTGATAACTTCTTGCGTGCCGTTACTGCCAACAAGCTATTCAACCCTAACAGTCAAGACACATATATTGAGGGCTATTACAGTTATGATACCGAGAGTCCACAAGAGTTACTCAATCGTACACTGACACAGTTAAAGAAGTATAGCACGCCGCAATACACGTATGAAGCTGATGTCAAGGTGATTGATAAGAGCTTAGACTTAGGCGACACCGTCAAGATTATTGACCACGATTACAAACCGGGGTTATATCTGGAAGCACGAGTGGCCAGCCTTGAAAAGTCATATACTGACCCGTCAAAGAACACGATCACTTTTACTAATTACAGATTAGTGAATAGTAGTTTAGCTCAAAAATTAGCTGATTTACAAAACATTATTAACTCGATGCCAACGGCTAGTGGCATTAGCTCAATTGTTACCAACGTGATTAACAACAGTAATGTAATTGAGCAAAAGATACTCGCGTTGCAATCAGCAGATGGACGTTCAACCGTCTATTATGATGCCAAACCTAGCAACGCCAAAGAAGGCGACACGGCTTTCGTCAAGAATCCCGATTCTGGTAATATGGAAATCTGGAATTACGTTGGTGACAAATGGACTTTAACTTCCGGTGATGCCACTTTTGACGACGTAAAAACGCAGATTGATAAAGCACAAGCTGATGCACAGACAGCCATTGACACGGCTAATAATGCAGTTAGTACGGCTAACGATAATGCGGCTAAATTTGGCACTGATATTGCCACACTCAAAGCTGATGTGACTAAATCAGTCGCTGATGTGGGTACCAAAGCTGACACGGCTATCGGCAGTGCTAATGAAGCACTCACACAGATTGGCACAGCTAACAGTGATTTGACCAAAATTAAATCAGATATGGATACTGTCAAAGGTACGTTAGAAACAGTTGCCACGAGTGAACAACTTGACGGTGTCAATAAGACAGCAACGTCAGCGAAAGCACTGGCAGAGACTAATGCTAACAGTATTAAGAATACCGTGACCAAGACTGAATTAACGACTGCTAAGAGTGAGTGGAGTAGTGCACAAAGTACGATTACAGCCGGTCAAATATCGACAGAGATAACTAAAGTCAACCAAACAATCACTGACACGACTAAAAACTTGGTTAGTCAGACGGTGCTCAATAATGCGATTGTGAACAGTGAGACTGGCACTAAACAGGTGATTAGCAAAAGCATTGCGAATATTAGTGTGGGTGGTAGAAACCTATTAACAGGTACCAGTAGTGAATTAAAAACAAAACAGTTAACTAATGCGTGGAATGTAGATGTACAAGCGACTAATGGATCGTTCAAAATCAAAGTAGTTAAGGGTCAGACGTATACGTATCGAGCGTGGCTTGACAATACTGCTGGATCGGATAATGCATTTGTGAATATACGTTTTTTACCTACGACTGAGGGTGCCAAAGATTATCCTATAGTCGGTAGCACATCTATTATTCATAAAGGTGAAACTGGATATTCAACTTTAGTGTTTACACCTCAAGAAGATGGGTATCTAAAATTGACACCTTCTGCATATGCTGCACCGGTAACTGCTTTGGCTGGATGGAAAGAAGAAAAGCTGGAAAAAGGCAACAAATCGACAGACTGGTCACCAGCGCCGGAAGACCAAGCGAGTGTCACTGCCGTTAATGCAATCGAACAGACAGTTGACGGCATGAAACAGACAGTAGCTAATGCGGCTACCAAGACAGAAGTAACAAAGCTTGCTGGTCAAGTTACGAGTGTAGTATCAACGGCAAATGGTAATTCTAGTCAGATTACACAGCTGTCAAAAGACATAAACCTGCGTGTGACTGCTGACCAAGTAGATGCCAGTATTCTTGCTGATAAAACTATAAAAGATACTCGTGACGATAATCAGCCACCAAGCTGGTACTATGCTAATTATCCTAAGCAAACTATTGAAGAATTAAAACAAACTTCAATGATTGGTCTGACAGACGGAGTATATGCACAATTAACGTCAGAGGTAGCATGGACTGATAAATCTGTACCAATTAAGCAAACAGCTAGGACTAATACGCAGACGTATCAACGATTTTCAACATCTGAAACAGCTTGGAGTTCATGGTCAACTATTGCTAATACGTCTAATATGATTAGCCAAATCAACATTAGTCCTGAATCAATTCTGATTGCTGGTAACAAGGTTCATATTACTGGTACCACTACCATTGATGCTGGGATTATCAAAAACGCCATGATTGCAGACGCAACGATTAATGGAGCCAAGATACAGAATGCAAGTATTTTATCAGCTAAGATTGCTAATCTTGACGGCGGGAAGATTACCGCTAATTCGATTACGGCGGATAAATTAGCTGTTAGTGCAATCGAAGTTGGACTTGGTAATTATCTTCGAGGTGCCTTAAGCATTGAGCCAAATGCTATTACTATTTCAATGCCCGGCGGTAAATCTATTCTGGACGCAAAAGGTTTAATAATGATTAATAATTCCAGCGGAAAATATAGCGGTATTTCCTATCAGACTTTGTCTAGAAATGCCAGTAATTCTGAACAATTTGGTGCGATGGCTTTCTCAGGTTGGCTAAACTTTGGCGATGCTAATATTTACGGTAAGGGAATGACTTGGGCCGAAGATGCGCATTTACACTTTGAACAACGAAAAGTGAATGGTTCAGACGGTTTAATGCTTTGCAACGACCTTGGAACTGGTATATGGATAGGAAATAATCAGCAGGTGTGGGTAGGTAAGAACTTTAATGATTATCACGTGATTGCATCATAA
- a CDS encoding DUF1617 family protein, with protein sequence MQLKLKNNQLKSLTEFINSLTFNTGSAHIAQARIVTLMVNKYKELDEDRIELVNQYANKDDNGDAVILDNGTADMTEDNHAKFNDEYKELFDSDTVIDLTEHEDKVHKLESALENYNRDLTGDQSLQLVAFLDAIKTKEND encoded by the coding sequence ATGCAATTAAAATTAAAAAACAATCAACTAAAATCACTAACGGAGTTCATCAACTCATTAACGTTCAACACGGGTTCTGCACATATTGCACAGGCTCGTATTGTCACACTGATGGTCAATAAGTATAAGGAACTCGATGAAGATAGAATCGAGTTAGTGAACCAATATGCCAACAAAGATGATAATGGGGATGCTGTTATTTTGGATAATGGCACAGCCGATATGACTGAAGACAATCACGCCAAGTTCAATGATGAATATAAGGAGTTATTTGATTCTGATACAGTTATCGACTTAACGGAACATGAAGACAAAGTTCATAAGCTAGAATCCGCGCTAGAAAATTACAATCGAGATTTGACAGGCGACCAATCATTACAGTTGGTTGCCTTTTTAGATGCTATTAAAACAAAGGAGAATGATTAA
- a CDS encoding N-acetylmuramoyl-L-alanine amidase, protein MAYTIDKSFALASKEGASQKASNKYLILHSTANLGASAKNNASYEKRTWTTAYVHFIAGDGIVYQVGTPGYVAWGAGPKVNGLSPVQIEMEESADVAKQRRIYNTYIELARDYAKKYGIPLTLDTTGNGVKTHNWVSQNLGGTDHSDPYGALKRIGIDKTQLAKDIANGAGSSVATKPATTTSSKPAVSKPAATPSTGIKWIAQTGVFTITDSDGIKLRSGSASVKSPLLAILKKGNTVKYNAYGYAGGYVWIRQPRSNGYGYLPTGNASGNKRTSYWGAFK, encoded by the coding sequence ATGGCTTATACAATTGATAAAAGTTTCGCTTTAGCTTCAAAAGAAGGCGCTAGTCAAAAGGCTAGCAATAAGTACTTAATTCTGCACTCAACCGCTAATTTAGGTGCCAGTGCCAAAAATAATGCCAGTTATGAGAAACGTACGTGGACCACTGCTTACGTTCACTTCATTGCTGGTGACGGTATTGTTTATCAGGTTGGTACACCAGGATATGTAGCATGGGGTGCTGGGCCAAAGGTCAACGGACTATCACCAGTTCAAATTGAGATGGAAGAATCTGCGGACGTTGCTAAACAACGACGTATCTACAATACCTATATTGAATTGGCTCGAGATTATGCCAAAAAATATGGAATCCCATTGACGCTGGATACAACCGGTAATGGTGTTAAGACTCATAACTGGGTTAGCCAGAATCTGGGCGGTACTGATCATAGTGATCCTTATGGTGCACTAAAACGAATTGGCATTGATAAGACACAACTGGCTAAAGACATTGCTAACGGCGCTGGCAGTTCTGTTGCTACTAAGCCTGCAACTACAACATCATCCAAACCAGCAGTAAGTAAACCAGCAGCCACACCATCAACTGGAATTAAGTGGATTGCACAAACCGGTGTATTTACGATTACCGACTCAGATGGCATTAAGTTGCGTTCTGGCTCTGCAAGTGTCAAATCACCACTTTTAGCTATATTGAAAAAGGGTAATACAGTTAAATACAATGCCTACGGTTACGCTGGTGGTTATGTTTGGATTCGGCAGCCTCGCAGCAATGGGTACGGTTATCTTCCTACTGGTAACGCTAGTGGTAATAAGCGCACTAGTTACTGGGGAGCTTTTAAATAA
- a CDS encoding AP2 domain-containing protein yields MIKDLTGQKFGHLKAIKHDGYSDHKWLWLCQCDCGKQTKVTSSHLLSGHTTSCGHVQKDRNNSVAPGYEAKRVNGVATFLLSDKRKVRTDSSTGITGVKEHKKRDGSIDYEANITIASKRHYLGRFHTIQEAAKVRKDAENKLIPKQGD; encoded by the coding sequence ATGATTAAAGATCTGACCGGACAAAAGTTTGGACATCTAAAAGCAATCAAACATGATGGTTATAGTGATCATAAATGGCTGTGGTTGTGTCAGTGTGATTGTGGCAAACAAACTAAAGTCACATCTAGTCATTTATTGTCAGGACATACAACTAGCTGTGGTCATGTTCAAAAGGATAGAAACAACTCCGTTGCTCCAGGTTATGAAGCTAAACGAGTTAATGGAGTTGCCACATTTCTGTTGTCTGATAAACGTAAAGTTAGAACTGATAGCTCAACAGGGATAACAGGCGTTAAAGAGCACAAGAAACGTGATGGCTCAATTGATTATGAAGCAAATATCACCATTGCTAGCAAGCGACATTATCTAGGCAGATTTCACACAATTCAAGAAGCTGCAAAAGTACGAAAAGATGCTGAAAATAAATTAATTCCAAAACAAGGTGATTGA
- a CDS encoding TetR/AcrR family transcriptional regulator: MGNGKTDPRVVKTRNNLKKALVRLMRHYKIENISVQKITETAAITRGTFYLHYKDKQDFINRAMSEILDDFFDDVMIDGNDYFKEVDGLPVQVFSLQKAFKYIENEAEVFDVLLNNQENDLFFQQLYERLSDRLKKFHEQLKSEFVDLEVPIALQIAFVVSAELGLIRHWLHDGMIYTPHYMTQSVSKMLQEFSSDGVSFTDFFIAEPDDLLL; the protein is encoded by the coding sequence ATGGGAAATGGTAAGACTGATCCACGGGTCGTTAAGACACGCAATAATTTAAAAAAAGCATTGGTTCGATTAATGCGACATTATAAGATTGAAAATATCAGCGTGCAAAAAATTACAGAAACTGCGGCAATTACCCGTGGAACCTTTTATTTACATTACAAAGATAAACAAGATTTCATTAATCGAGCAATGAGTGAAATTCTAGATGACTTTTTTGATGATGTCATGATTGATGGTAATGATTATTTTAAAGAGGTTGATGGCTTACCAGTGCAGGTTTTCTCGTTACAAAAAGCATTTAAGTATATTGAAAATGAAGCTGAAGTATTTGATGTTTTACTTAATAACCAAGAAAATGATTTATTTTTTCAGCAGCTATATGAACGGTTATCCGATCGATTAAAAAAATTTCATGAACAATTGAAATCAGAATTTGTTGATTTAGAAGTTCCAATTGCACTTCAAATTGCATTCGTAGTCTCAGCTGAACTTGGGCTGATTAGGCATTGGTTGCATGATGGCATGATTTATACGCCTCATTATATGACACAAAGTGTATCCAAAATGCTACAAGAGTTTAGTAGTGATGGAGTTTCCTTCACAGACTTTTTTATTGCAGAACCGGATGATTTGTTGCTTTAA
- the rplU gene encoding 50S ribosomal protein L21, with product MYAIIETGGKQYKVEAGQAVFVEKLNVETGEKVTFDQVVFVGGDAAKIGTPTVAGATVTGTVEKQGKEKKVVTFKYKAKKHSHSKQGHRQPYTKVVIDAINA from the coding sequence ATGTACGCAATTATTGAAACTGGTGGCAAACAATATAAAGTTGAAGCCGGTCAAGCTGTTTTCGTTGAAAAGCTAAATGTTGAAACTGGTGAAAAGGTTACTTTTGACCAAGTTGTCTTTGTTGGTGGCGATGCTGCTAAAATCGGTACACCAACAGTTGCCGGTGCTACGGTTACTGGTACTGTTGAAAAGCAAGGCAAGGAAAAGAAAGTTGTTACTTTCAAATACAAGGCCAAGAAGCATTCACATTCAAAGCAAGGTCATCGTCAACCATATACAAAGGTTGTAATTGATGCAATCAACGCTTAG
- a CDS encoding ribosomal-processing cysteine protease Prp, producing the protein MINATFTRDTKQNILEFRMTGHADSGPYGQDIVCAAVSALAITTVNGLKQVVHSDPEVISNETDGGLLKVLQLDQRRETQILLATFANGINDIAASYPANIKVKNIDN; encoded by the coding sequence ATGATAAATGCAACTTTTACTCGGGATACAAAGCAAAATATATTGGAGTTTCGTATGACCGGGCACGCTGATTCTGGTCCTTACGGTCAGGATATTGTATGTGCGGCTGTGTCTGCACTTGCAATTACGACTGTTAACGGATTAAAACAAGTAGTTCACTCTGATCCTGAAGTTATTTCGAATGAAACTGACGGTGGGTTATTGAAGGTTCTACAGTTAGATCAACGTAGGGAGACACAAATTTTATTAGCAACATTTGCTAACGGGATCAATGATATCGCTGCAAGTTATCCTGCTAATATTAAAGTTAAGAATATTGATAATTAA
- the rpmA gene encoding 50S ribosomal protein L27: MIMDLQFFSHHKGGGSTANGRDSAGRRLGTKAADGSTVTAGSILYRQRGTHINPGSNVGRGSDDTLFATVDGVVKFERFGRDKRKVSVYPVAQ; the protein is encoded by the coding sequence ATGATTATGGATTTACAATTCTTCTCTCATCATAAAGGGGGTGGATCCACAGCTAACGGTCGTGATTCAGCTGGTCGTCGTCTAGGGACAAAGGCTGCTGATGGTTCAACTGTTACTGCAGGATCGATTCTTTATCGTCAACGTGGAACTCATATTAACCCAGGCTCAAATGTGGGTCGTGGTAGTGATGATACGTTATTTGCTACGGTTGATGGCGTTGTTAAGTTTGAACGCTTTGGTCGGGATAAACGTAAGGTTTCAGTTTACCCAGTGGCTCAATAG
- a CDS encoding M24 family metallopeptidase, producing the protein MQRLEKLKAQFDAMYVDAFVVTNHINIKYLTGFNLNEGDGCLLVSANHAYLITDDRYQQALQEFDQTQLEAVITRDYYGQLSKLCNQHKVTVLGFESTLAYNIFEILDEIMLCDIVSFDNVVEQQRAIKAPNEINKLRAAAQLNSAGFNFLITQIHSGMSEIEVANLLDWWLKKQGASGNSFETIVASGPNAAKPHATAGQRILQDGDVVTLDFGYFLDGYTADITRTVGIGKIDPILNRIYQIVLQANQTVIEHVKAGADGKKLDAYGRDIIKQAGYGQYFNHGMGHGIGLSVHELPASYGPGAQLQVKNQQVITVEPGIYLPNVGGVRIEDDILVQADTNEILTNAPTDLIIL; encoded by the coding sequence ATGCAACGATTGGAAAAGTTAAAGGCACAATTTGATGCGATGTATGTGGATGCATTCGTAGTTACCAACCACATTAATATTAAATACCTAACTGGCTTTAATCTTAATGAGGGCGATGGCTGCCTTTTAGTTTCTGCTAATCATGCCTATTTAATTACTGATGATCGTTACCAGCAAGCACTGCAAGAGTTTGATCAGACACAATTAGAAGCTGTTATTACAAGAGACTACTATGGTCAACTTTCTAAGCTTTGTAATCAGCATAAGGTTACCGTTTTGGGGTTTGAGTCGACCTTGGCATATAATATTTTCGAAATTTTGGATGAAATTATGCTATGCGACATTGTCTCTTTTGATAACGTAGTTGAACAACAACGAGCAATTAAAGCGCCCAACGAAATTAATAAATTAAGAGCCGCTGCACAACTTAATTCGGCCGGTTTTAATTTTCTAATTACTCAAATCCATAGTGGAATGTCAGAAATTGAAGTTGCTAACTTACTTGATTGGTGGCTAAAAAAACAAGGCGCATCTGGAAACTCATTTGAAACGATTGTTGCCAGCGGACCTAATGCAGCTAAACCACATGCGACTGCAGGCCAACGTATTTTACAAGATGGTGACGTAGTGACGCTTGATTTTGGCTATTTTCTGGATGGATATACGGCTGATATAACACGGACAGTTGGAATTGGCAAAATAGATCCAATTTTAAACCGGATTTATCAAATTGTATTGCAAGCTAATCAAACAGTGATTGAGCATGTTAAGGCTGGTGCAGACGGGAAAAAGCTTGATGCGTATGGTCGTGATATAATTAAACAGGCCGGATATGGCCAATACTTTAATCATGGTATGGGCCACGGTATTGGATTGTCTGTCCATGAATTACCGGCAAGTTATGGGCCTGGTGCGCAATTGCAAGTGAAAAATCAACAAGTTATTACGGTTGAGCCTGGGATCTATCTACCTAACGTTGGTGGTGTTAGAATAGAAGATGATATTCTAGTGCAGGCCGATACAAATGAAATTCTTACCAATGCACCAACTGATTTGATAATTTTGTAA
- the efp gene encoding elongation factor P yields the protein MSISTANFKNGLTIEVDNAIWRIIEFQHVKPGKGGAFVRSKLKNLRTGAVQEKTFRSGAKMEQATITTRKMQYLYADGDNYVFMDTDNYEQVELPAANIKNEVKYLKENMEVSLTQYGNETLGLDLPNTVTLKVAETEPGIKGDTASGGSKSATMETGVVLQVPFFVNVDDELVINTTDGSYISRA from the coding sequence ATGTCAATTTCTACAGCGAATTTTAAAAATGGACTAACTATTGAAGTGGATAACGCCATTTGGCGGATCATTGAGTTCCAACATGTTAAACCCGGTAAAGGTGGCGCATTTGTTCGTTCTAAGTTAAAGAACCTAAGAACTGGTGCTGTCCAAGAAAAAACATTCCGGTCAGGGGCCAAGATGGAACAAGCAACGATTACAACTCGTAAAATGCAATATTTGTATGCTGATGGCGATAACTACGTCTTTATGGATACTGACAATTACGAACAAGTTGAATTGCCAGCTGCCAACATCAAAAATGAAGTTAAGTATTTAAAAGAAAACATGGAAGTAAGCTTAACTCAATATGGTAATGAAACATTAGGATTAGATTTACCTAACACGGTTACTCTAAAGGTAGCTGAGACTGAACCTGGTATCAAGGGTGATACAGCATCAGGTGGATCAAAATCTGCAACAATGGAAACAGGGGTTGTGCTACAAGTACCATTCTTCGTTAATGTGGACGATGAACTGGTTATTAACACAACTGATGGATCATATATTTCACGTGCTTAA
- a CDS encoding Asp23/Gls24 family envelope stress response protein: protein MAEETNIILDDAKDSFGTIQIAPRVLEIIAGIAASQVDGVSRMHGSIANSVNEFLGRSDHRRGVKLTTSNDELAVDVTVYLDYGVSVPKIALEIQDKVKQQVSLMTDLKVTEVNVHIEGIIPEKAEQQVDPDDIFAENGNEEQE from the coding sequence ATGGCTGAAGAAACAAACATTATTTTGGACGATGCCAAGGATTCATTTGGTACGATTCAAATTGCACCTCGTGTTTTAGAAATTATCGCTGGTATTGCAGCTAGTCAGGTTGATGGTGTATCACGGATGCACGGTTCAATTGCCAACAGCGTTAATGAATTTTTGGGACGATCTGATCATCGCCGAGGCGTCAAGTTAACTACTAGTAATGACGAATTAGCAGTAGATGTTACTGTTTATTTGGACTATGGTGTATCGGTGCCTAAAATCGCTTTAGAAATACAAGATAAGGTAAAACAACAGGTTTCTTTAATGACTGATTTGAAGGTTACTGAAGTAAATGTGCATATTGAAGGCATTATTCCGGAAAAAGCGGAGCAACAAGTTGATCCGGATGATATTTTTGCTGAAAATGGAAATGAGGAACAAGAGTGA
- the nusB gene encoding transcription antitermination factor NusB, giving the protein MTLNRHRIRESAFQILFALESNPSGDINAVYEEVLTGSTDNNEIPVYLKLLVDGVVEHQEQLDQQITGLLAAKWRLSRLAKTDLVILRIALFELQYVDDVPAAVVINEALELTKTFSDEASRRFVNGILGNFEKTLS; this is encoded by the coding sequence GTGACTTTAAATCGACATCGCATTCGCGAAAGTGCTTTTCAAATATTATTTGCGTTGGAGTCTAACCCCAGCGGAGATATTAATGCAGTTTATGAAGAAGTCTTAACTGGTTCTACGGATAATAATGAAATTCCAGTTTATTTAAAGTTGCTTGTTGATGGAGTGGTTGAACATCAGGAGCAATTAGACCAACAAATTACAGGATTATTGGCTGCCAAATGGCGCTTATCTCGGTTAGCAAAAACAGACTTGGTAATTTTACGAATTGCTTTGTTTGAATTGCAATACGTAGATGATGTTCCAGCTGCAGTGGTGATTAATGAGGCGCTTGAATTAACAAAAACGTTTAGTGATGAGGCTTCACGGCGCTTTGTCAATGGTATTTTAGGTAACTTTGAAAAAACGCTTAGTTGA
- a CDS encoding bifunctional 5,10-methylenetetrahydrofolate dehydrogenase/5,10-methenyltetrahydrofolate cyclohydrolase → MAIVIDGKKLAKQINARTQQQVTELVEQKIQPGIAVILVGEDPASKMYTRSKQRKAETLGMKSILKEFPQDTSEQTVLNAIKELNEDASIHAILVQAPLPPQIDADMVTSAIVPSKDVDGFHPQNLGRLYANQHGNYPVACTPKGIMTMLAAYQVPLTGQHAVIVGRSILVGKPMAALLMNADATVSVAGHHTKDLAALTQQADILIVATGIGHLIKAEFVKPGAVVIDVGIEHDQDGKLIGDVDFDAVEKLARAITPVPGGVGPMTIATLMQQTVELAKWSQLNG, encoded by the coding sequence ATGGCAATTGTGATTGACGGAAAAAAGTTAGCAAAACAAATTAATGCCCGAACTCAACAGCAGGTGACTGAATTGGTTGAACAAAAAATTCAACCGGGAATTGCGGTGATTCTTGTTGGAGAAGATCCAGCCAGTAAAATGTATACGCGAAGTAAGCAGCGTAAAGCCGAAACATTGGGAATGAAATCAATTCTCAAAGAATTTCCACAAGACACTAGTGAACAAACTGTCTTGAATGCGATTAAGGAGTTAAATGAAGATGCATCTATTCATGCAATTTTAGTGCAAGCACCCTTACCACCTCAGATTGATGCAGATATGGTTACAAGTGCAATTGTTCCAAGCAAAGATGTCGACGGGTTTCATCCCCAAAATTTGGGACGTTTATATGCCAATCAACATGGTAATTATCCGGTTGCTTGTACACCAAAGGGAATTATGACAATGCTGGCTGCTTACCAAGTACCTTTGACTGGTCAGCACGCAGTCATTGTCGGACGAAGTATCTTGGTTGGCAAACCAATGGCAGCTTTGTTAATGAATGCTGATGCAACAGTGAGTGTTGCTGGGCATCATACTAAAGATTTAGCAGCTTTAACGCAACAAGCTGATATCTTAATTGTTGCAACTGGAATTGGGCACCTAATTAAAGCAGAATTTGTTAAACCTGGTGCTGTAGTGATTGATGTTGGAATTGAACATGATCAGGATGGAAAACTAATCGGGGATGTGGATTTTGATGCCGTTGAAAAATTAGCCAGGGCAATCACACCAGTTCCAGGTGGCGTCGGTCCGATGACGATTGCCACTTTAATGCAGCAAACTGTCGAACTGGCCAAATGGAGTCAATTAAATGGATAA